A portion of the Candidatus Dormiibacterota bacterium genome contains these proteins:
- a CDS encoding response regulator, with the protein MTDMRRILLAEDDPNDVELTLTALGENNLANEVVVVNDGVEALDYLHVRGRFADRPRGNPAVVLLDIKMPKLDGLEVLKQMKADEGLRPVPVVMLTSSREESDLLESYRLGVNAYVVKPVDFREFIGAVRSLGLFWAVVNQPPPQNFRKIA; encoded by the coding sequence ATGACCGACATGCGGAGGATCCTGCTCGCCGAGGACGACCCCAACGACGTCGAGCTGACTCTCACGGCTCTCGGCGAGAACAATCTGGCGAACGAGGTCGTGGTGGTGAACGACGGCGTCGAAGCCCTCGATTACCTGCACGTCCGCGGCCGCTTCGCGGATCGTCCGCGCGGCAATCCCGCGGTAGTCCTGCTCGACATCAAGATGCCGAAGCTGGATGGTCTGGAGGTGCTCAAACAGATGAAGGCGGACGAGGGCCTTCGCCCGGTGCCGGTGGTGATGCTCACGTCGTCCCGGGAGGAGAGCGACCTCCTCGAAAGCTACCGGCTCGGCGTGAACGCCTACGTCGTGAAGCCGGTCGATTTCCGCGAGTTCATCGGCGCCGTGAGGAGCCTCGGTCTGTTCTGGGCGGTGGTCAACCAGCCGCCGCCTCAGAACTTCAGGAAAATCGCCTAG